In Magnetospirillum sp. 15-1, the sequence GGTGCTGGCCGATATGTTCACCTTCTTCGGTGGCCTGGGCAGCGAGCTCAAGGGCGAGACCATTCCCTTCAGCCCCGACATGCTGACCGTGACGGTGCGTGAGCCCGTGGGCGTAGTAGGCTGCATCATTCCGTGGAACGTGCCGCTGCTGCTGATGGCCATGAAGGCCGCCGCCGCCCTGGTGGCCGGCAACGCCGTGGTGGTCAAGTCGGCGGAAGAGGCGCCGCTGACCGTGCTGCGCGTCGCCGAGATCATGAACACCGTGCTGCCGCCCGGCCTGTTCAACATGCTGTCGGGCTTCGGCCCCGAATGCGGCGCGCCGCTGGTCGAACACCCCGACGTCAAGAAGGTGACCTTTACCGGTTCCGTCGAGACGGGGCGCATCGTCTACAAGGCGGCGGCCGAGAAGCTGATCCCCGTGACGCTCGAACTGGGCGGCAAGAGCCCGATGATCGTCTGCGCCGACGCCGACATGGATCAGGCGGTGGCCGGCGCCCTGGCCGGCATGCGCTTCACCCGCCAGGGCCAGAGCTGTACCGCCTCGTCGCGCCTGTTCGTGCACGCCTCCATCCACGACGAGTTCGTCGCCAAGGTGAAGGCCAAGGTCGACGCCATGGTGATGGGCGATCCCTTGGACGAGAAGACCGACATCGGCACCATCGTCTCGGACGGCCAGTTGGACCGGGTCAGGAGCTACATCAAGGTGGGCGAGGAGACCAAGGGCGCCACCAAGCATGTGTGCTCGGCCATGCCCACCGACCCCAGGCTGGCCAAGGGCCGCTTCGTCCAGCCGGTGATCTTCACCGGCATGAAGAACTCGGACCGCCTGTGCCAGGAGGAAATCTTCGGCCCCGTCTGCGCCGTCATCAAGTGGACCGATTACGAAGAGGTGATCGCCCAGGCCAACGACAGTGAATACGGTCTGGCCGCCTCCATCTGGACGCGGGATTTCAAGGTCGCCATGGATGCGACCAAGCGCCTGGAAGCCGGCTTCGTCCAGGTCAACCAGAACCTGGTGGTCCAGCCGACGCTCTCCTATGGCGGCGTCAAGACCTCGGGCATCGGCAAGGAGGCCTCGCTGGAATCCATGCTGGAGCACTTCACCCACAAGAAGACCATCATCTTCAACATGAAGTGAGGAAGTCGCGTTCCTTCAACAAAGCGGCGCGCAGAGAAGCGAGATCGTTGGTGGCAACATCCCATACCAGTCTGAAATCGACGGCGAGATATTCATGGGCGATGCGGTGGCGCATGTCCCGCACCTGCTTCCACGGGATCTCCGGCCGCCGCTCGGCGATTCCATCGAGAAGATCCCTGGATGCCTCGCCGATCATCATGACCAGATGCGTCACGGCGAGTGAAGTCTTGCGGTCCATTAGGAAGGATTCCCGGTCCCTGCCACCGACGAACTCACCGATCTCGTCGATAGCGGACAGAATGGCGTCCAAGGCTTCCGTCGCGCGCCGCCTCTCAGCGAAAGACATCGACGCCGTCCTTGGCGACTTCGTCCGCCATGTAGGGCCGCAACGCGCGGCGGGTCAGCATGTCGGCCTTGCGCCCCAGCCAGTCGCTGGAGGAATCCTCGACGATGCCCAGGTCGATGTAGCTGAACTTCATCTCGGGATCGAGGTCGATCACCAGATCGATGTCGCTGTCGGGACGCGCTTCGCCGCGCGCCATGGAGCCGAATACCGCCAGACGCGTAATGCCCTTTCCCCGGAAGAAGCTCTCGTGCTCCTTCAGGATGGCGATCACCTCGGAAAGGGTCTGTACGCGTCCCATAAGGCGTATCCTACCAAAAACCAACGTATTCCGCAAAGGACAGCCCCATGACCTCCGCTGATCCCATCGTCATCGTCGGCGCCGCCCGCACCCCCATGGGCGGCTTTCAGGGCGACTTCGCCTCTCTCGCCGCCCCGGCGCTGGGCGCCACCGCCATCAAGGCGGCGGTGGAAAGGGCCGGCATCGCCCCCGATCAGGTGGACGAGGTGTTCATGGGCTGCGTTCTGCCGGCCGGTGTCGGCCAGGCCCCGGCGCGGCAGGCGTCCCTGGGCGCCGGCCTGCCGCGCTCGGCCGGCTGCACCACCATCTCCAAGGTCTGCGGCTCGGGCATGAAGGCGGCCATGCTGGCCCACGACCTGCTGGTGGCCGGTACCGCCCGGGTGATGGTGGCGGGCGGCATGGAAAGCATGTCCAACGCCCCCTATCTGCTGGACAAGGCGCGTGGCGGCTATCGCCTGGGCCACGGCAAGGTCTACGACCACATGTTCCTGGACGGGCTGGAGGATGCCTATGACAGGGGCCGCCTGATGGGCACCTTCGCCGAGGAATGCGCCGACAGCTACAAGTTCACCCGCGAGGCCCAGGACGGCTTCGCGCTGGCCTCCCTGTCCCGCGCCCAGAAGGCCATCGCCGAAGGCTCCTTCGCCGCCGAGATCGCCCCGGTCACCCTCAAGGGCCGCAAGGGCGACGTGCTGGTCGGCATCGACGAGCAGCCGGGCAAGGCCATGCCCGACAAGATTCCGACCTTGAAGCCCGCCTTCCGCGAGGGCGGCACGGTGACGGCGGCCAATTCGTCCTCCATCTCGGACGGTGCCGCCGCTCTGGTGATGATGCGCCGCTCGGAAGCCGTCCGGCGCGGCCTCGCCCCCATGGCCACCATCTTGGGACACACCAACTTCGCCCAGGCCCCGGCCCTGTTCACCACCGCCCCGGTGGGCGCCATCAAGGCGCTGCTGGACAAGGTGGGCTGCAAGGCCGGCGATATCGATCTGTGGGAGATCAACGAGGCCTTCGCCGTGGTCACCATGGCGGCCATGCACGACTTGAAGCTCGACCACGAGCGGGTCAACGTCCATGGCGGCGCCTGCGCCCTGGGACACCCCATCGGCGCCTCGGGCGCCCGCATCATCGTCACCCTGATGGCGGCGCTGAAGACCTATGGCCTGAAGCGCGGCGTGGCCAGCCTGTGCATCGGCGGCGGCGAGGCCACCGCCATGATGGTGGAGCTGGCCTAGCATGATCCCCACCGAGGAGCAGCAGTTGATCCGCGACATGGCGCGGAACTTCGCGAGAGAGAAGCTGGCCCCCAACGCCGCCCGCTGGGACCGCGAGCACCTGTTCCCCAGAGACGCCATCGCCGAAATGGGCGAGTTGGGCTTCCTCGGCATGGTGGTGCCGCCCGAATGGGGCGGCGCCGGTACCGACTACGTCTCCTACGCCATGGCGGTAATGGAGATCGCCGCCGGCTGCGGCCCGCTGTCGACCATCATGAGCGTGCACAACTCGGTGGGCTGCATGCCCATCCTCTCCTACGGCACCGACGCCCAGAAGGAGGAGTTCCTGCGCCCCATGGCACGGGGCGAGACGCTGGGCTGCTTCTGCCTGACCGAGCCCGAGGCCGGTTCCGACGCCGCCTCGATCCGCACCAGGGCGCGCAAGGACGGCGACCGCTACATCATCAACGGCGCCAAGCAGTTCATCAGCACCGCCCGGAACGGCCAGGTGGCCATCGTCTTCGCCGTCACCGATCCGCAGGCGGGCAAGCGCGGCATCTCGGCCTTCGTGGTGCCCACCGACACGCCCGGCTTCAACGTGGTCCGCGTCGAGGACAAGCTGGGCCAGCACCTGTCCGACACCTGCCAACTGGCCTTCGAGGACATGGCCGTTCCCGCCGCCCGTCGCCTGGGCGAGGAGGGCGAGGGCCTGAAGATCGCGCTCGCCAACCTGGAAGGCGGCCGCCTGGGCATCGCCGCGCAAAGCGTCGGCATGGCGCGCTCGGCCTTCGACCACGCCCTTGCCTACGCCCGCGAACGCAAGCAGTTCGGCAAGCCCATCTTCGAGCATCAGGCCGTGGCTTTCCGGCTGGCCGACATGGCGACCAAAATCGAGGTGGCCGAGCAGATGGTGCTGCACGCCGCCACCCTGCGCGATGCGGGGCGGCCGTGCCTCAAGGAGGCCTCCATGGCCAAGCTGTTCGCGTCCGAGATGGCGGAGCGCGTCTGCTCCGACGCCATCCAGATTCATGGCGGCTATGGCTATCTCGCCGATTTCCCGGTGGAACGCATTTACCGCGACGTCCGGGTCTGTCAGATTTATGAAGGAACCAGCGATATCCAGCGCCTGGTGATCTCTCGCGCCTTGGCGACGGAATAGGGGAACAGGACCATGAAAGACATCCTCGTCCACATCGACGACAGCGAGCGCTGCGCCGCCCGCCTGGACATCGCCATCGGTCTGGCCAAGAGCTTCGACGCCCGCCTGACCGGACTGTTCGCCCGGACCGAAAGCCATCGCCCCAGCGCCGTCGCCCACAAGGCCAGCGACCAACTGGTCCAGGCCCGCGACGCCGCCAAGGAAAAGTTCAACGCCGCCTGTGCCGCCGTAGGCGTCAGGTCCCGCTGGTGGCAACTGGCCCACGGCGAGCCCGGCCACGTGGTCAGCGAGACCATGTTCTGCGCCCGCTATGCCGATCTGGTGGTGATGGGCCAGACCGAGGCCAAGAGCAAGCTGGTGCCCGAGGAAATGATCGAGCACGTCATCCTGCATTGCGGCCGTCCGGTGCTGGTCATCCCCCATACCGGCAGCTTCCCCACCGTGGGCGAGCGTATCGCCCTGGCCTGGAACGCCGGCAAGGAAGCGGTCCGCGCCCTCAACGACGCCAAGCCGCTGATGCGAAATGCCAAGTCGGTGACCGTGCTCAGCCTGCGCGGCCCCTCGGACGAAGGCTCCAACGCCATGGGCGAGGTGCCCCAGGTGGATATCCTCGACCATCTGGCCGCCTGCGGCATCAGCGCCAGCGCCGAGCGGCTGGCCGGCGAGCATATCGGCAAGATGGACATGCTGCTGTCGCGCCTGTGCGACCTGGGTGCCGATCTGGTGGTCATGGGGGCGCACGGCCATTACGGCCTGTCGCTGAAGCGCGGCACCGGCACCCGCTACGTGCTGGCCCACATGACCGTGCCGGTGCTGATGAGCAATTGATGACCCATTTCAAGCCCAAGGACCCCGATTACCGCCAAAAGGTGGAGGCCAGCTTCGCCCGGCAGGCGTTCCTGGCCACCATCGGGGCCCGCATGACGGAGTTGGAGCCGGGACACTGCACCCTGGAGATGCCCACCCGTCCCGATCTGTGCCAGCAGCACGGCTTCGTCCATGCCGGCGCCACCACCACCCTGGCCGACACCGCCGCCGGCTACGCCGCCTTTTCCCTGATGCCGGCCGGCTCGGCGGTGCTGACCACCGAGTTCAAGGTCAACCTGCTCAGCCCGGCCAAGGGTGAAAAGCTGGTGGCCCGCGCCCAGGTTCTGAAGCCCGGCCGCACCCTGGTCGTGGTGCGCTCCGACGTCTACGGCGTCGAGGACGGCAAGGAGACCCTGGCGGCTACCATGCTGGCCACCATGATCTGCCTGGCGGGTGCCTCCGACCCGGTCTGATTTCCCCCATCGCCGGAGAGACGCCATGCCCCAGCCCGATCATATCGTCCGCATCGCCCTGCCCGAGGCGAGGGACTATCCCGAGGACATCGCCGCCTATTTCGCCAAGTGCGACGAGAAGCTGGGCATGCGGCCCAACGTGCTGCAGGCCTATACGGCGCGGCCCGAGAAGTTCCGCACCTTCTCGCGCTTCTACAACCAGCTGATGCTGGCCGAGGATTCCGGCCTTTCCAAGCTGGAGCGCGAGATGATCGCCGTGGTCGTCTCGTCGGCCAACCGCTGTTACTACTGCCTGGTGGCCCATGGGCAGGCGCTGCGCCAGTTGTCCGACGACCCGCAACTGGGCGAAATGCTGGTGATGAACTATCGGGTGGCGGAGCTTTCCATCCGCCAGCGGACCATGCTGGATTACGCCTGGAAGCTGACCAAGACTCCCCACGACATCGCCGAGGCCGACCGTGCGGCGTTGCGCGAGGCGGGCTTTTCCGATGCCGACATTTTCGACATCACCGACACCGCCGCCTTCTTCAATTACACCAACCGCATGGCCCACGGGCTGGACATGATGCCCAATCCCGAATACCACGGGATGAACCGCTGAGTTTTCCCGAGGGCGCCATGAAGATGCGGATGCCATGAAGATACGGATAATCGTTGCCGTCCTGGCCTGCTTGGTCGGGACCGGTCAGGCCATGGCGGAGCAGGTCCGCCTGACCTTCCTGCACGTCAACGATATCTACGAATACCGGCCCGTCGAGGGCAAGGGCGGGCTGGCCGAACTGCTCTCCGTGCTGGAGCGCGAGCGCGGCCGCAATCCCAACCCGGTGTTCACCTTCGGCGGCGACCTGCTCAGCCCTTCGCTGGCGTCCAACATCACCAAGGGCGCCCATATGGTGGAGTTCTTCAACGCGCTGGCTCCGGTGGCCGCCGTGCCCGGCAACCATGAGTTCGATTTCGGCACCGGGAACTTCGTCACCCAGATCAAGGCCTCCACCTTCCCCTGGGTCGGCTCCAACATCGAGGGCGTGGCGGGGGTCAAGCCTTCGCTGCTGGTCGAGATCGGCGGGGTCAAGGTCGGCTTTCTGGGCGTGCTGACCAAGGCCACCTCCCGCATGTCCACCACCCAGGGCGCCACCTTCACCGACGAACGCACCGCCGCCGAGGCCACCGCCCGCCAGTTGCGCGCCCAGGGCGCCGAACTGGTGGTGGCGCTCACCCACCAGGATCTGGAGGATGACCGCAAGCTGGCCAATGGAGTGAAGGGGATCGACCTGGTGCTGGGCGGCCACGATCACGATCCCATCAGCTTCCTGGAGAACGGCCCGCTGGTGCTGAAAGCCGGCCATGACGCCCATTGGCTCGGCATGGTGGACCTGATGGTCGACCGCCCCGATGCCGGCAAGACCGGCCCGACCTCCGTCACCACCGAGGGCTGGCGCTTCCTGCCGGTGACCGGCGTGGCGCCCGCTCCCGCCCTGGCCGGCGTGGTGGGCAAGACCGACGCCCTGATGGGCGAGGCGCTGGACGCCCCCCTTGCCACGCTGGCCACCGCCATGGACAGCCGCACCACCACGGTGCGGGGCGACGAGGCGGCCATCGGCAATCTGGTGGCCGACGCCCTTCGCGCCCATTTCGGCGCCGACATGGCCCTGATCAACGGCGGCGGCCTGCGCGGCAACCGCCAGTACCAGCCGGGATCGAGCCTGACGCGGCGCGACCTGCTGTCCGAGATGCCGTTCGGCAACACGGTGATGATGGTGGAGATCAGCGGCGCCCAATTGCTGAGCGTGCTGGAATACACCCTGTCGGCGGTGGAGGCCAAGGCGGGCCGTTTCCCCCAGGTGTCCGGCCTGTCCGTCACCTATGATTCCACCAGGCCGGCCGGTCGGCGCATCGTCCTGGCCCAGATCGGCGGCAAGCCGGTCGAACCCAAGCGCCCCTACCGCCTCGCCACCACCGATTATCTGGCGGGCGGCGGCG encodes:
- a CDS encoding nucleotidyltransferase family protein; this encodes MGRVQTLSEVIAILKEHESFFRGKGITRLAVFGSMARGEARPDSDIDLVIDLDPEMKFSYIDLGIVEDSSSDWLGRKADMLTRRALRPYMADEVAKDGVDVFR
- a CDS encoding acetyl-CoA C-acyltransferase, whose protein sequence is MTSADPIVIVGAARTPMGGFQGDFASLAAPALGATAIKAAVERAGIAPDQVDEVFMGCVLPAGVGQAPARQASLGAGLPRSAGCTTISKVCGSGMKAAMLAHDLLVAGTARVMVAGGMESMSNAPYLLDKARGGYRLGHGKVYDHMFLDGLEDAYDRGRLMGTFAEECADSYKFTREAQDGFALASLSRAQKAIAEGSFAAEIAPVTLKGRKGDVLVGIDEQPGKAMPDKIPTLKPAFREGGTVTAANSSSISDGAAALVMMRRSEAVRRGLAPMATILGHTNFAQAPALFTTAPVGAIKALLDKVGCKAGDIDLWEINEAFAVVTMAAMHDLKLDHERVNVHGGACALGHPIGASGARIIVTLMAALKTYGLKRGVASLCIGGGEATAMMVELA
- a CDS encoding aldehyde dehydrogenase family protein, which produces MTLTPELDPFKLAKALSAKHLIGGKFVPAALGQTFPVDNPATCEEIATAAFGTKADVDAAVASAKAAQKEWAKQSARARGKLVAECGRVLSAHVEELGRLVALETGKALRTESRVEAGVLADMFTFFGGLGSELKGETIPFSPDMLTVTVREPVGVVGCIIPWNVPLLLMAMKAAAALVAGNAVVVKSAEEAPLTVLRVAEIMNTVLPPGLFNMLSGFGPECGAPLVEHPDVKKVTFTGSVETGRIVYKAAAEKLIPVTLELGGKSPMIVCADADMDQAVAGALAGMRFTRQGQSCTASSRLFVHASIHDEFVAKVKAKVDAMVMGDPLDEKTDIGTIVSDGQLDRVRSYIKVGEETKGATKHVCSAMPTDPRLAKGRFVQPVIFTGMKNSDRLCQEEIFGPVCAVIKWTDYEEVIAQANDSEYGLAASIWTRDFKVAMDATKRLEAGFVQVNQNLVVQPTLSYGGVKTSGIGKEASLESMLEHFTHKKTIIFNMK
- a CDS encoding PaaI family thioesterase, giving the protein MTHFKPKDPDYRQKVEASFARQAFLATIGARMTELEPGHCTLEMPTRPDLCQQHGFVHAGATTTLADTAAGYAAFSLMPAGSAVLTTEFKVNLLSPAKGEKLVARAQVLKPGRTLVVVRSDVYGVEDGKETLAATMLATMICLAGASDPV
- a CDS encoding HepT-like ribonuclease domain-containing protein, encoding MSFAERRRATEALDAILSAIDEIGEFVGGRDRESFLMDRKTSLAVTHLVMMIGEASRDLLDGIAERRPEIPWKQVRDMRHRIAHEYLAVDFRLVWDVATNDLASLRAALLKERDFLTSC
- a CDS encoding bifunctional UDP-sugar hydrolase/5'-nucleotidase, producing MKIRIIVAVLACLVGTGQAMAEQVRLTFLHVNDIYEYRPVEGKGGLAELLSVLERERGRNPNPVFTFGGDLLSPSLASNITKGAHMVEFFNALAPVAAVPGNHEFDFGTGNFVTQIKASTFPWVGSNIEGVAGVKPSLLVEIGGVKVGFLGVLTKATSRMSTTQGATFTDERTAAEATARQLRAQGAELVVALTHQDLEDDRKLANGVKGIDLVLGGHDHDPISFLENGPLVLKAGHDAHWLGMVDLMVDRPDAGKTGPTSVTTEGWRFLPVTGVAPAPALAGVVGKTDALMGEALDAPLATLATAMDSRTTTVRGDEAAIGNLVADALRAHFGADMALINGGGLRGNRQYQPGSSLTRRDLLSEMPFGNTVMMVEISGAQLLSVLEYTLSAVEAKAGRFPQVSGLSVTYDSTRPAGRRIVLAQIGGKPVEPKRPYRLATTDYLAGGGDGYQALREGKVLVNAEAAPLLVNVVSDYVAARGTVSPKVEGRVVAVR
- a CDS encoding peroxidase-related enzyme (This protein belongs to a clade of uncharacterized proteins related to peroxidases such as the alkylhydroperoxidase AhpD.), with product MPQPDHIVRIALPEARDYPEDIAAYFAKCDEKLGMRPNVLQAYTARPEKFRTFSRFYNQLMLAEDSGLSKLEREMIAVVVSSANRCYYCLVAHGQALRQLSDDPQLGEMLVMNYRVAELSIRQRTMLDYAWKLTKTPHDIAEADRAALREAGFSDADIFDITDTAAFFNYTNRMAHGLDMMPNPEYHGMNR
- a CDS encoding acyl-CoA dehydrogenase, with protein sequence MIPTEEQQLIRDMARNFAREKLAPNAARWDREHLFPRDAIAEMGELGFLGMVVPPEWGGAGTDYVSYAMAVMEIAAGCGPLSTIMSVHNSVGCMPILSYGTDAQKEEFLRPMARGETLGCFCLTEPEAGSDAASIRTRARKDGDRYIINGAKQFISTARNGQVAIVFAVTDPQAGKRGISAFVVPTDTPGFNVVRVEDKLGQHLSDTCQLAFEDMAVPAARRLGEEGEGLKIALANLEGGRLGIAAQSVGMARSAFDHALAYARERKQFGKPIFEHQAVAFRLADMATKIEVAEQMVLHAATLRDAGRPCLKEASMAKLFASEMAERVCSDAIQIHGGYGYLADFPVERIYRDVRVCQIYEGTSDIQRLVISRALATE
- a CDS encoding universal stress protein, with the translated sequence MKDILVHIDDSERCAARLDIAIGLAKSFDARLTGLFARTESHRPSAVAHKASDQLVQARDAAKEKFNAACAAVGVRSRWWQLAHGEPGHVVSETMFCARYADLVVMGQTEAKSKLVPEEMIEHVILHCGRPVLVIPHTGSFPTVGERIALAWNAGKEAVRALNDAKPLMRNAKSVTVLSLRGPSDEGSNAMGEVPQVDILDHLAACGISASAERLAGEHIGKMDMLLSRLCDLGADLVVMGAHGHYGLSLKRGTGTRYVLAHMTVPVLMSN